The uncultured Desulfobulbus sp. genome window below encodes:
- a CDS encoding type II secretion system F family protein — protein sequence MPVYVWSGKNSYGEKRKGEVEALDIEGAKAQLKRLRIENPKVKEKPKDILENIALFQPQVTGKDIVIFTRQLSTMIDAGLPLVQCLQILGKQQSNVTFKKVLLAIQNDVETGTTLADSMRKHPKIFDNLYSNMIEAGELGGILDTILSRLAAFKEKSMALQKKIKGAMTYPVICLAISILILIVILVFVIPVFVEMFASMDSALPAVTQLVVDMSDFVKGNIIYMLIAGIALFYGVKKIYSTEGGRLKIDAILLKAPVVGQLTRKVAVSKFTRTLSTMLQSGVPILDALQVVARTSGNKIIERAVFRVSDSIAEGRPIAEPLEESGVFPNMVVQMINVGESVGALDTMLEKIADFYDDEVDQAVENLTAMIEPFMMVFLGGMIGGLVVAMYLPIFQMAGNI from the coding sequence ATGCCGGTCTATGTCTGGAGTGGAAAAAACAGTTATGGCGAGAAGCGTAAGGGCGAGGTCGAAGCGCTTGATATTGAGGGCGCAAAGGCCCAGCTGAAGCGTCTACGCATAGAAAATCCCAAGGTCAAAGAGAAGCCGAAAGATATCTTAGAAAATATTGCCCTGTTTCAACCACAGGTTACGGGAAAAGATATCGTCATCTTTACCAGGCAGCTTTCAACCATGATTGATGCCGGTTTACCTTTAGTTCAGTGTTTGCAAATCCTGGGAAAACAGCAGTCCAACGTTACCTTTAAAAAAGTGCTGCTCGCCATACAAAACGATGTCGAAACAGGGACAACTCTTGCTGACTCGATGCGCAAGCATCCCAAGATCTTTGACAACCTCTACTCTAATATGATTGAAGCAGGTGAGCTTGGTGGTATCCTTGACACGATTCTCTCCCGACTAGCTGCTTTCAAAGAAAAATCCATGGCCCTGCAGAAAAAAATCAAAGGTGCCATGACCTACCCTGTAATCTGCCTGGCTATCTCTATCCTCATCCTGATTGTCATCCTTGTTTTTGTTATTCCAGTTTTCGTAGAGATGTTTGCCAGCATGGACTCGGCCCTACCGGCGGTCACCCAGCTGGTTGTGGACATGAGTGATTTTGTTAAAGGCAACATCATTTATATGCTGATTGCAGGAATTGCCCTTTTTTACGGGGTGAAAAAAATCTACAGCACCGAGGGAGGACGCCTCAAAATCGATGCAATTTTACTCAAGGCTCCTGTTGTTGGTCAGCTTACCCGCAAAGTTGCGGTTTCCAAATTCACCCGCACCCTGAGCACCATGCTGCAAAGTGGAGTTCCCATCCTTGATGCGCTCCAGGTTGTAGCACGAACCTCGGGCAACAAAATCATTGAACGCGCTGTCTTTCGTGTCTCAGACAGTATTGCCGAGGGGCGTCCCATTGCCGAACCTCTGGAGGAATCCGGTGTTTTCCCCAACATGGTTGTCCAGATGATTAATGTTGGGGAATCGGTTGGTGCCCTGGATACCATGCTCGAGAAAATCGCAGATTTCTATGACGACGAGGTCGATCAGGCGGTGGAAAACCTCACGGCAATGATAGAACCGTTCATGATGGTTTTTCTTGGTGGCATGATTGGCGGACTTGTAGTAGCAATGTATCTCCCAATATTCCAGATGGCAGGAAATATCTAA
- a CDS encoding PxxKW family cysteine-rich protein, whose protein sequence is MEDFFLIQEKVYIFSGVGDMQTNKMAKLNEGAFLPVIDKCEGCDRIVEAEGNKICDTYLNPESKWRLGLCNFATHAKPEVKIVKVRINPLKAAKRASKRK, encoded by the coding sequence ATGGAAGATTTTTTTCTGATTCAAGAAAAAGTTTATATTTTTTCAGGAGTTGGCGATATGCAGACAAACAAGATGGCAAAACTCAATGAGGGGGCTTTCCTCCCGGTAATCGACAAATGTGAAGGATGCGACCGCATCGTTGAAGCGGAAGGAAATAAAATTTGTGACACCTACCTCAACCCGGAATCAAAATGGCGTTTGGGCCTGTGCAATTTTGCAACCCATGCTAAGCCAGAGGTGAAGATTGTTAAGGTTCGCATCAACCCGTTGAAAGCTGCCAAGCGCGCTTCTAAACGGAAGTAA
- a CDS encoding YggS family pyridoxal phosphate-dependent enzyme — protein sequence MISDNLHQIQANIAAAAQKADRDPQAIKLVAVSKFVPIERIQEAVDAGQKLFGENYLQEAAEKIEQIKGNITWHFIGHLQSNKAKQAAALFPMVETVDRLKIARALDNQASQLGKELSILVQVNIGREAQKSGVLPEDTPELLRAIQTETELKICGLMTMPPFFDAPEKSRPFFRQLKNLAEELASQGLFSDNNKFELSMGMSGDYEVAIEEGATIVRVGTALFGSRNYGLNP from the coding sequence ATGATTAGTGACAACCTACACCAAATTCAAGCCAATATAGCTGCCGCTGCCCAGAAAGCTGATCGAGATCCACAAGCAATCAAGCTTGTTGCGGTGAGCAAATTTGTCCCGATTGAGCGCATTCAGGAAGCGGTGGATGCAGGACAAAAACTTTTTGGCGAAAATTACCTGCAAGAAGCCGCCGAAAAGATTGAACAGATCAAGGGAAATATCACCTGGCACTTTATCGGTCACCTGCAAAGCAACAAAGCGAAACAGGCCGCGGCACTCTTCCCCATGGTTGAGACGGTTGATCGCCTCAAAATTGCCCGAGCTCTGGACAACCAGGCGAGCCAACTGGGCAAGGAACTCTCCATACTCGTTCAGGTCAATATTGGCCGTGAGGCTCAGAAATCAGGCGTACTTCCTGAAGATACCCCAGAGCTTTTAAGAGCAATTCAGACCGAAACTGAGCTCAAGATATGTGGTCTGATGACCATGCCGCCTTTTTTCGATGCGCCTGAAAAAAGCCGCCCTTTTTTCCGTCAACTCAAGAATCTTGCGGAGGAGCTTGCCAGCCAAGGGCTTTTTTCAGATAATAACAAGTTCGAGCTTTCCATGGGCATGTCGGGCGACTATGAGGTTGCCATCGAGGAAGGAGCAACCATTGTTCGCGTGGGCACGGCGCTCTTTGGTAGCCGAAACTACGGACTGAATCCGTGA
- a CDS encoding TatD family hydrolase: MKLPPPLPCLPASAELIDTHCHLDMDTYAQDLDTVIDSARMHGVKRIITIGIDVPSSEAAIQLADRYPNIYATIGIHPHDAHTATPESLARLRQLAQHEKVVGFGEIGLDYFKNYAPKNTQIQAFTRQLDLAQALALPVIIHDREAHEDTLRILQEAGPFPQQGVMHCFSGDTALAQKTLELGFYISIPGVATFANAQSLREVIAAVALDALLVETDGPFLAPVPYRGKRNEPKLMLYTAQIIAEIKKIPLEEVAAATTANAARLFNLPETIHD; the protein is encoded by the coding sequence ATGAAGTTACCTCCTCCCCTGCCCTGTCTCCCCGCCTCAGCCGAACTCATCGACACCCATTGCCATCTTGATATGGATACCTATGCTCAGGATCTGGACACGGTTATTGATTCTGCACGCATGCATGGGGTCAAGCGAATCATCACCATTGGTATCGATGTCCCCAGCTCCGAAGCGGCGATACAGCTTGCTGACCGTTACCCCAATATTTACGCCACCATTGGCATCCATCCCCATGATGCCCACACCGCAACACCTGAGTCGCTCGCCCGTTTACGCCAACTGGCACAGCATGAAAAAGTTGTGGGTTTTGGCGAAATCGGCCTGGATTACTTCAAAAATTACGCCCCTAAGAATACCCAAATTCAGGCTTTTACCCGTCAACTTGATTTGGCACAAGCCCTTGCACTCCCAGTTATCATCCATGACAGGGAAGCCCATGAAGATACCCTGCGCATCCTGCAGGAAGCTGGCCCCTTTCCCCAACAAGGGGTGATGCACTGTTTCTCAGGCGACACAGCTTTGGCCCAAAAAACACTTGAACTTGGGTTTTATATATCCATTCCGGGGGTCGCCACTTTTGCAAACGCCCAGTCGTTACGAGAAGTTATCGCAGCAGTTGCACTCGACGCCCTCCTGGTGGAAACCGACGGCCCTTTTCTTGCACCGGTTCCCTATCGGGGCAAACGCAACGAGCCCAAACTCATGCTTTATACAGCGCAAATAATAGCAGAAATTAAAAAGATCCCGCTGGAAGAAGTTGCAGCGGCAACCACAGCCAACGCAGCACGCTTATTCAACCTGCCGGAGACCATACATGATTAG
- the coaBC gene encoding bifunctional phosphopantothenoylcysteine decarboxylase/phosphopantothenate--cysteine ligase CoaBC, protein MTGLQGKRILFGITGSIAAYKAAFWARELVKEEALVNVIMTRGAEEFIRPLTFTALCGNPVHRDMFASDPDGVMAHINLSRDADLLLIAPATAQTMAKLATGMADNLLTTAALAAKIPVVICPAMNTAMYSHQASQDNRARLLELGYHLVAPGCGSLACGETGDGRLCEWEDVRATLLQVLTPQDLVGKRVLITAGPTREPLDPVRYLSNRSSGKMGYALARAARQRGAEVILVSGPVSLVPPVGVELVSITSAQDMADAVLARAPQMDVIVKSAAVADFKPKSCETLKIKKASGGLHLDLEKNIDILATLGQKKNAGQLLIGFAAESHNHLEEGQRKLAQKNLDMIVVNDILGAKTGFDVETNQVTLISPAQHQQLPLLSKAETAHRIWDAVLGLG, encoded by the coding sequence ATGACCGGATTGCAGGGAAAACGAATCCTTTTTGGCATCACAGGCTCCATTGCAGCGTATAAGGCGGCTTTTTGGGCAAGAGAGCTGGTCAAAGAGGAAGCACTTGTCAATGTTATCATGACCAGGGGGGCTGAGGAGTTTATCCGCCCTCTGACCTTTACCGCACTGTGCGGAAATCCGGTTCATCGTGATATGTTTGCCTCTGACCCCGATGGAGTGATGGCGCATATCAACCTCTCCAGGGATGCGGATCTTTTGCTGATCGCTCCAGCCACAGCCCAGACCATGGCCAAACTTGCAACGGGGATGGCTGATAACCTCTTGACCACCGCAGCGCTGGCGGCAAAGATTCCGGTGGTTATTTGCCCGGCGATGAACACCGCCATGTACTCCCACCAGGCAAGTCAGGACAATCGGGCGCGGCTGCTCGAGTTGGGGTATCACCTGGTGGCACCCGGTTGTGGATCGTTAGCTTGCGGAGAGACTGGTGATGGCCGACTTTGTGAGTGGGAGGACGTCCGCGCGACTCTGCTTCAGGTCCTCACTCCTCAGGATCTTGTGGGAAAAAGGGTCTTGATTACCGCCGGTCCAACCCGTGAACCCCTGGATCCGGTTCGCTATTTGAGTAATCGTTCAAGCGGCAAAATGGGGTATGCCTTGGCGCGTGCGGCGCGGCAGCGTGGGGCCGAGGTTATTCTTGTTTCTGGGCCTGTATCGCTTGTACCACCAGTGGGCGTTGAGCTTGTTTCCATAACCAGCGCTCAGGATATGGCTGATGCTGTTTTGGCAAGAGCCCCGCAGATGGATGTTATCGTCAAGTCAGCCGCAGTGGCCGATTTTAAACCCAAAAGCTGCGAAACGCTGAAGATTAAAAAAGCCTCCGGTGGGCTGCACCTTGACCTGGAGAAAAATATCGATATTCTCGCCACCTTGGGGCAAAAGAAAAATGCAGGGCAGCTTCTCATTGGTTTTGCCGCCGAAAGCCATAATCATCTTGAAGAGGGGCAGCGTAAGCTGGCTCAAAAAAATCTGGATATGATTGTGGTTAATGATATTTTAGGAGCCAAAACCGGTTTTGATGTCGAGACCAATCAGGTCACGTTGATCAGCCCCGCTCAGCATCAACAACTGCCTCTTTTGAGTAAGGCAGAGACCGCCCATCGTATCTGGGATGCTGTCCTCGGACTTGGTTGA
- a CDS encoding DUF615 domain-containing protein: protein MQISRSEQKRRFKEVEHLVAELVQLPGHALKQVDSLAEIRDQLIETATLNGSVRQRQVKYLTKFVVRLELEPLYELVGQYRGKKLSEKKQQHRMEFYRDALINEAIAVQEELDEYGESLEEDWESETVADLQKKLPEVDAMNLTRLAALFVRTRNTRHSREIFRYLKSVDEMRQRKSSQQN, encoded by the coding sequence ATGCAGATCAGTCGATCCGAACAAAAGAGACGTTTTAAAGAAGTAGAGCATTTGGTTGCCGAGTTGGTTCAATTGCCAGGCCATGCCTTGAAACAGGTCGATTCGCTGGCGGAAATACGTGACCAGCTCATTGAAACCGCTACTTTAAACGGGAGTGTCCGTCAGCGCCAGGTGAAGTACCTCACCAAGTTTGTCGTCCGTTTGGAGCTTGAGCCCCTCTATGAGCTCGTGGGCCAGTATCGAGGCAAAAAACTCAGCGAGAAAAAGCAGCAGCACCGTATGGAGTTCTACCGTGACGCTCTGATTAATGAGGCCATCGCTGTCCAGGAAGAGCTTGATGAGTATGGCGAGTCCTTGGAAGAGGATTGGGAAAGCGAGACGGTAGCTGACTTGCAAAAGAAGTTGCCTGAAGTCGACGCCATGAATCTCACCCGTCTTGCGGCGCTCTTTGTTCGGACCCGTAATACCCGCCACAGTCGGGAAATATTTCGTTATCTGAAATCGGTCGATGAGATGAGGCAGCGAAAGAGCTCGCAGCAGAATTGA
- a CDS encoding NAD(P)/FAD-dependent oxidoreductase: protein MSGQLYDVVIIGAGPAGIQAAIHASRKKTSVLVLGRIENSALYGAHIENYAFVAGVTQGADLLNTGLMQAQSFGAEWAPEDVLKINQNDNLFDLELESGRSIQGRSLIFSMGVSKKKLGVPGEKDLAGRGVSYCVDCDANFYRGATVTVTGDRSAAVDGALTLLDYAAKVYLVAEELNVSAELLERLEASNVEWIKSSIEQIEGDRVVTSLKLVDGSSMETEGIFIELGSKGALELATQIGVQLDTESFKYIQVNRKQETNIPGIYAAGDIVGPPYQMAKAVGEGCVAGMESATFARKQKKASA, encoded by the coding sequence ATGTCTGGACAGTTGTATGACGTGGTCATCATCGGAGCAGGCCCGGCGGGTATTCAAGCCGCTATTCACGCCTCCCGAAAAAAGACCTCCGTACTGGTCCTGGGTCGCATTGAAAATTCTGCTCTCTACGGGGCACATATCGAAAACTACGCCTTTGTCGCTGGCGTTACCCAAGGTGCTGATCTGCTCAATACCGGATTGATGCAGGCCCAGTCCTTTGGTGCCGAGTGGGCCCCCGAGGATGTGCTTAAAATCAATCAGAACGATAACCTGTTTGATCTTGAGCTTGAAAGTGGACGCTCTATTCAGGGTAGGTCGCTTATCTTCTCCATGGGAGTTTCTAAGAAAAAATTGGGTGTCCCCGGCGAAAAAGATCTGGCTGGCCGCGGTGTTTCCTACTGTGTGGACTGTGATGCTAACTTTTATCGTGGAGCAACAGTCACTGTGACCGGTGATCGCAGCGCTGCTGTAGATGGAGCCCTGACGCTGCTTGATTATGCCGCCAAGGTCTATCTGGTTGCTGAAGAACTCAACGTTTCAGCTGAGCTGCTTGAACGTCTTGAGGCAAGTAATGTGGAGTGGATCAAAAGTTCCATCGAACAAATCGAAGGCGATCGCGTTGTCACCTCTCTCAAGCTCGTTGATGGCTCCAGTATGGAAACCGAGGGCATTTTTATCGAGCTCGGCTCCAAAGGGGCCCTGGAACTGGCAACCCAGATCGGCGTCCAACTTGACACTGAATCCTTTAAATACATTCAAGTCAACCGTAAGCAGGAAACCAACATTCCTGGCATCTACGCTGCCGGTGATATTGTTGGGCCTCCCTACCAGATGGCCAAGGCCGTAGGTGAAGGCTGTGTTGCTGGAATGGAATCAGCCACCTTTGCCCGCAAACAAAAAAAGGCAAGCGCCTAA
- the tolQ gene encoding protein TolQ, with product MDLSIVQIMMHAGIVGKLIMLILLLFSLASWSIVFMKYFTFRRAQNASLDFLDAFWESKTLNEAYAAAREFTLSPEAAVFVSGYTELKKISQAQASGQSQPTLEGQLATMDNLKRAVRKAQVIESDRLASSLGVLATTGSATPFIGLFGTVWGIMASFQNIGERGSASLAVVAPGISEALIATAAGLAAAIPAVIFFNYFSNKVAEFDSNVEGFSTDFINLIERDILTRT from the coding sequence GTGGATTTATCTATTGTTCAAATTATGATGCATGCCGGGATCGTGGGCAAATTGATTATGCTCATTTTGCTCCTGTTTTCCCTCGCCTCCTGGTCTATCGTTTTTATGAAATATTTCACTTTCCGGAGAGCGCAGAATGCGTCGCTGGATTTTCTTGATGCCTTCTGGGAAAGCAAAACGCTCAATGAAGCCTACGCTGCAGCGCGGGAGTTCACGTTAAGTCCGGAAGCCGCTGTCTTTGTCTCCGGATATACTGAGCTGAAAAAGATCAGCCAGGCACAGGCCAGCGGACAGAGCCAACCAACGCTTGAAGGGCAATTGGCAACCATGGACAACTTGAAAAGAGCGGTACGTAAAGCACAGGTGATAGAATCCGATCGGCTGGCAAGCTCACTGGGAGTCCTGGCCACAACCGGCAGTGCCACCCCCTTTATCGGTCTGTTCGGAACAGTCTGGGGGATTATGGCTTCCTTTCAGAATATCGGAGAGCGTGGTTCCGCCTCGCTGGCCGTTGTAGCCCCCGGTATTTCCGAGGCCTTGATAGCAACCGCAGCGGGGCTGGCGGCCGCGATTCCTGCAGTGATCTTCTTTAACTATTTTTCAAACAAGGTGGCTGAGTTTGATTCGAATGTGGAAGGATTCAGCACAGATTTTATTAACTTGATCGAGCGTGATATTCTGACCAGGACGTGA
- the tolR gene encoding protein TolR, with product MGPLDTRRGRRRAVMAEINVTPLVDVMLVLLIIFMVTAPMMTQGLEVDLPEATTKALPQQEEPLVVTITKEGEVYLKKEKMTPELLKERLVSVPQETKAEGIFLRADKSVAYGVVTATMADIHAAGFNKLGMITVPAEQKK from the coding sequence ATGGGACCGTTAGATACTCGAAGAGGGCGCAGGCGCGCGGTAATGGCCGAGATTAATGTCACCCCGCTCGTCGATGTCATGCTTGTTTTGTTGATCATTTTTATGGTCACTGCCCCGATGATGACCCAGGGGCTTGAAGTCGATCTGCCAGAGGCCACCACGAAAGCCTTGCCCCAACAGGAAGAGCCCTTGGTGGTTACAATTACCAAGGAGGGGGAGGTCTATCTGAAAAAAGAAAAGATGACTCCGGAGTTACTGAAAGAACGTCTTGTTTCTGTACCTCAGGAGACAAAAGCCGAAGGGATTTTTTTGCGGGCAGATAAATCTGTTGCCTATGGGGTTGTCACTGCAACTATGGCCGATATTCATGCCGCAGGTTTCAATAAACTGGGCATGATCACCGTTCCGGCAGAACAGAAAAAGTAA
- the tolA gene encoding cell envelope integrity protein TolA — protein sequence MRFTESDFFYLQQQADSRWGLAFIVALALHLGFGLSLYWMPSLFSTTPLVEEVVSVSLVTLAEAGGDRPRPAVTRPAEPTLAPTPKPVPKPKPAVEPAPVVPAPAETVAIKTDPVPSVPPAPVVTAPTEPTLPVSLTPTKRKVKKTQDTRLVEEKRAQRQREEQALQEKIAERQKIVEDRRREAEAQKKAEEKRLAEEKRKRERERVRALARQEQLQAEKEARAAAAEARQLAQELARIDSENTALDQAIEETGSGGRATARSIVGENYVSSVLARIKGVWKLPNTRLWDNQLYANVVITINRQGQLVEIRFDRHSGDPQFDQVVEKTIHQAAPMPPFPALMQGDTVDVGGNFNTRELNQMR from the coding sequence GTGCGTTTCACAGAATCCGATTTTTTTTATCTCCAACAGCAAGCTGATAGCCGCTGGGGCCTGGCTTTTATCGTTGCCCTGGCACTGCACCTGGGCTTCGGGTTGAGTCTCTACTGGATGCCATCGCTTTTTTCCACCACGCCCTTAGTGGAAGAGGTGGTTTCGGTGAGTCTGGTGACACTGGCGGAAGCCGGTGGAGATCGTCCGCGCCCTGCGGTGACTCGGCCGGCTGAGCCTACTCTCGCACCGACGCCAAAACCTGTCCCAAAACCGAAGCCTGCCGTCGAACCAGCCCCTGTTGTCCCCGCTCCGGCAGAAACGGTTGCCATCAAGACTGATCCCGTGCCCTCGGTACCACCAGCTCCAGTTGTGACCGCTCCTACTGAGCCCACTCTTCCTGTTTCGTTGACTCCGACCAAGCGAAAGGTCAAAAAAACGCAGGATACCAGACTTGTGGAAGAGAAGCGTGCCCAACGCCAGCGTGAAGAGCAGGCCTTACAGGAAAAGATCGCTGAACGACAGAAAATTGTCGAAGACCGACGTCGAGAAGCCGAGGCTCAAAAAAAGGCAGAGGAGAAAAGGCTGGCTGAGGAAAAACGAAAACGTGAGCGGGAACGTGTTCGGGCTCTGGCCCGCCAGGAACAGCTTCAGGCGGAAAAAGAGGCCCGGGCGGCAGCAGCAGAGGCCCGTCAACTGGCACAGGAACTGGCTCGTATCGACAGTGAGAATACAGCCCTTGATCAGGCCATAGAAGAGACGGGCAGTGGGGGGCGGGCTACAGCACGTTCCATAGTGGGGGAGAACTACGTGAGCTCTGTGCTGGCCCGAATCAAAGGGGTCTGGAAGCTTCCCAATACTCGCCTTTGGGATAATCAGCTCTATGCGAATGTGGTGATCACTATTAACCGACAGGGGCAGTTGGTGGAAATCAGATTTGACCGTCACTCCGGTGACCCCCAGTTTGATCAGGTTGTAGAAAAAACCATTCATCAGGCAGCCCCTATGCCTCCGTTTCCGGCCTTGATGCAGGGAGATACCGTGGACGTCGGAGGTAACTTCAATACTCGCGAACTCAATCAAATGCGTTAA
- a CDS encoding protein TolB encodes MLTSTRFSALLLALALCVFFAPVTSLAEEQTYYDISASGVRKIMLAIPPFAGTSNQGKYVADLLSRGLELHGFIGVVASNRYAAKREADWKSAGADYVVLGELNEDASGFIVQGQILDVAANKLLTGRRFRGSIAQLEDMTLRLCDGLIEDFTGEPGVSRTRIAFVSDGSGHKEIYLSDILGNHPQQVTRHRALCVAPRFTPDGQHLSYSSYHHGNQDLYMTDLRQARSTRAISRRKGLNLAPAYTPDGRSMILTLSKYGNPDLFSMDVQGHILAQLTSGAGINVSPSFSPDGRQIAFVSDRSGRPNVYVMSAAGGHAKRLTFTCAENSEPAWSPKGDEIAFTGLIKGHYQLFIMDSSGGHVRQITDGENNYESPTWAPDGRLLAVTRKSGSRSELCVVSKNSREVRMLFPLRGNQSYPQWSGRLP; translated from the coding sequence ATGCTTACATCTACTCGTTTTTCCGCCCTGCTCCTTGCTCTTGCCCTCTGTGTGTTTTTTGCCCCCGTTACTTCATTGGCCGAAGAGCAGACCTACTATGACATCAGCGCCTCTGGTGTGCGCAAGATCATGCTGGCCATTCCCCCCTTTGCCGGAACCAGCAATCAGGGAAAATATGTAGCAGACCTTTTGAGCCGTGGGTTGGAGCTCCATGGTTTTATCGGTGTTGTTGCGTCCAATCGCTACGCAGCTAAGCGTGAGGCTGACTGGAAATCAGCAGGAGCCGACTATGTGGTCCTGGGTGAGCTCAATGAGGATGCATCCGGATTCATCGTGCAAGGACAAATCCTTGATGTAGCAGCCAACAAGCTGCTTACCGGTCGTCGGTTTCGTGGTTCCATTGCCCAGCTCGAGGATATGACCTTGCGCCTCTGCGATGGACTGATTGAAGATTTTACCGGTGAGCCCGGTGTCTCGCGAACTCGAATCGCTTTTGTTTCCGATGGAAGCGGTCATAAGGAAATTTATCTTTCTGATATTTTAGGGAATCACCCTCAACAGGTTACGCGGCATAGGGCCCTTTGTGTTGCCCCCCGTTTCACTCCTGATGGACAGCATTTGAGTTATTCCAGCTATCATCATGGCAACCAGGATCTCTATATGACAGATCTTCGTCAGGCCCGTTCAACCCGTGCCATTTCCCGACGAAAAGGACTCAATCTTGCGCCGGCCTATACCCCAGATGGTCGCAGTATGATCCTGACTTTAAGTAAATACGGCAACCCGGATTTGTTTTCCATGGACGTACAGGGCCATATTCTGGCACAGCTGACTTCAGGAGCTGGAATTAACGTCTCTCCATCCTTTTCCCCTGATGGAAGGCAGATTGCTTTTGTTTCTGACCGCAGTGGCAGACCTAATGTGTATGTCATGTCCGCTGCTGGCGGTCATGCAAAACGTTTGACTTTTACCTGTGCAGAGAATTCTGAGCCCGCCTGGTCACCCAAGGGGGATGAAATTGCCTTTACCGGTTTGATCAAGGGGCACTATCAGCTTTTTATCATGGATAGTAGCGGAGGGCATGTACGTCAGATTACCGACGGGGAAAATAACTATGAATCGCCGACCTGGGCCCCCGATGGTCGCCTCCTTGCAGTAACCCGCAAGAGTGGCAGTCGTTCCGAGCTCTGTGTTGTCAGTAAAAATAGTCGGGAAGTCCGCATGCTTTTTCCATTGCGGGGCAATCAATCCTATCCCCAGTGGTCAGGCCGTCTACCGTAA
- a CDS encoding tetratricopeptide repeat protein, which translates to MKKIRNIALAGCSLVLLTQCATQEELHSLQVQLRAMNQKLEDVKSTTVNQMQRRQANSVTKIDQVESETMRIRSSLQENQGQTERFRSEVEQNINELRAAVEGNRQETAEQFAQVEKRMSVWEQKFNVAVDNLQQQRVDDAKRRAREAEKRAIELQRRANDKSQSAPAASLQPGENGLPSGQLVRLAPRGKKARLASPPEVEENTVTSASSAVQPATNSIPKQPASSPQVESSSPVKITPVAQADPFAKAMDAFNRKEYKSAYKNFEQTLAADPNGPKAGKTLFYMGESLFNQGEYDLAILDYQKVISNHSQDAHTPRALLKQGMAFEQLTDSETAKIIYKKLISDHAGSQEAKEAKERLGKL; encoded by the coding sequence ATGAAAAAAATACGTAACATAGCCCTCGCAGGCTGTTCCCTTGTTCTCTTGACCCAGTGTGCCACCCAGGAAGAGCTCCACAGCCTTCAGGTTCAGCTTCGGGCGATGAACCAGAAGCTGGAAGATGTAAAGTCCACAACTGTGAACCAGATGCAACGGCGTCAGGCGAATTCCGTGACTAAGATTGATCAGGTGGAAAGCGAAACCATGCGTATTCGTTCGAGCTTGCAGGAGAATCAGGGGCAAACAGAGCGTTTTCGGAGCGAAGTGGAGCAAAATATTAATGAACTCCGAGCTGCAGTAGAGGGAAATCGTCAGGAAACTGCCGAGCAGTTCGCACAAGTTGAAAAACGTATGAGCGTGTGGGAGCAAAAGTTTAATGTGGCTGTAGATAACTTACAGCAGCAACGGGTTGATGATGCTAAACGTCGTGCCCGTGAAGCGGAAAAGCGAGCCATTGAACTTCAACGGCGGGCAAACGATAAATCACAAAGTGCTCCTGCTGCTAGTCTTCAACCTGGAGAAAACGGATTACCCAGTGGCCAGCTGGTTCGCCTGGCCCCCAGAGGAAAAAAAGCCCGGCTGGCCAGCCCCCCCGAGGTTGAGGAGAACACCGTAACAAGCGCCAGCTCGGCTGTGCAGCCCGCAACCAACAGCATTCCCAAACAGCCTGCATCTTCACCACAGGTGGAGTCCTCGAGCCCTGTGAAAATTACCCCTGTGGCCCAAGCTGATCCCTTTGCCAAAGCAATGGATGCCTTTAATCGCAAAGAGTATAAGAGTGCCTATAAGAATTTTGAACAGACGCTGGCCGCTGATCCCAATGGCCCCAAGGCAGGAAAAACTCTTTTCTACATGGGGGAGTCCCTGTTTAACCAGGGGGAGTATGATTTGGCTATTCTTGATTACCAGAAGGTCATTTCCAATCACTCACAAGATGCACATACTCCCCGAGCTTTGTTGAAGCAGGGGATGGCCTTTGAACAGCTCACGGATAGTGAAACTGCTAAAATAATTTACAAAAAATTGATAAGCGACCATGCGGGCAGTCAAGAGGCCAAAGAGGCCAAAGAGCGGCTCGGTAAACTTTAA